One genomic window of Pseudomonas sp. LFM046 includes the following:
- the zigA gene encoding zinc metallochaperone GTPase ZigA — MHPRLPVTLLSGFLGAGKSTLLNHILRNRERLRVAVIVNDMSEINIDASEVQRDVSLNRAEERLVEMSNGCICCTLREDLLEEVSRLAREGRFDYLLIESTGISEPLPVAETFTFRDEQGRSLSDLARLDTLVTVVDGVNFLRDYQAGESLASRGETLGEDDQRSISELLIEQVEFADVLLISKIDLISSAEREELTSILRRLNPDAEVLPMVLGQVELKRILDTGCFDFERAARAPGWLKELRGEHPPETEAYGIASTVYRARRPFHPQRFFDLLDGEWSNGRLLRSKGFFWLASRYREAGNWSQAGGLMRHGLAGRWWRFVPREHWPQDEEDQQAVMQHWSTEVGDCRQELVFIGQGIDFDRLREALDACLLDDDEMAMGPEGWAMLSDPFGPWAEEEGA, encoded by the coding sequence ATGCACCCACGCCTACCCGTCACCCTACTCTCCGGCTTCCTCGGCGCCGGCAAGAGCACGCTGCTCAATCACATCCTGCGCAACCGCGAGCGGCTGCGTGTGGCCGTCATCGTCAACGACATGAGTGAAATCAACATCGACGCCAGTGAGGTTCAGCGCGACGTCAGCCTGAACCGCGCCGAGGAACGCCTGGTGGAAATGAGCAATGGCTGCATTTGCTGCACCCTGCGCGAAGACTTGCTGGAGGAAGTCAGTCGCCTGGCCCGCGAAGGGCGCTTCGACTATCTGCTGATCGAATCCACCGGTATCTCGGAACCGCTACCCGTGGCCGAAACCTTCACCTTCCGCGACGAGCAGGGCCGGAGTCTGTCCGACCTGGCACGGCTCGACACCCTGGTCACAGTGGTAGACGGCGTGAACTTCCTGCGGGATTACCAGGCAGGCGAGAGCCTGGCCAGCCGGGGGGAAACCCTGGGCGAGGACGACCAGCGCAGCATCAGCGAACTGCTGATCGAACAAGTGGAATTCGCCGATGTGCTGCTCATCAGCAAGATCGACCTGATCTCAAGCGCGGAGCGGGAAGAGCTGACCTCCATCCTGCGCCGCCTCAACCCCGACGCCGAGGTGCTGCCCATGGTGCTGGGGCAGGTGGAGCTGAAGCGCATCCTCGACACCGGCTGTTTCGACTTCGAGCGCGCGGCCCGGGCACCGGGCTGGCTCAAGGAACTGCGCGGCGAGCACCCGCCGGAAACCGAGGCATACGGCATCGCCTCGACGGTCTACCGGGCCCGGCGCCCGTTCCATCCCCAACGCTTCTTCGACTTGCTCGACGGAGAGTGGAGCAATGGCCGTCTGCTGCGCTCCAAGGGGTTCTTCTGGCTGGCCAGCCGCTATCGGGAAGCCGGCAACTGGTCCCAGGCAGGAGGGTTGATGCGTCATGGCCTGGCTGGCCGCTGGTGGCGTTTCGTGCCCCGCGAGCACTGGCCCCAGGACGAAGAGGACCAGCAGGCGGTGATGCAGCACTGGAGCACGGAGGTGGGTGACTGCCGTCAGGAACTGGTGTTCATCGGCCAGGGTATCGACTTCGACCGTCTGCGGGAGGCGCTGGATGCCTGCCTGCTGGACGACGACGAAATGGCCATGGGGCCAGAGGGCTGGGCCATGTTGTCCGATCCCTTCGGGCCCTGGGCGGAGGAGGAGGGCGCCTGA
- the folE2 gene encoding GTP cyclohydrolase FolE2, with translation MNAISLPDIATQSTTLPLPLDWVGMCGIALPLQLEGQRVLASVDAGVSLDDTTARGIHMSRLYLALEELESCELSGGLLRRVLMRFLDSHQGLSSSASLTLRGALPMQRPALVSPLSGWKTYPFEVVARQDPRGFHVELRLELIYSSTCPCSAALTRQLIQQRFANDFADRPLERDQVLAWLGTQGTTATPHSQRSTARLWVRLGQAEYLPLRRLVDLAEQALGTAVQTAVKRADEQAFALANGQNLMFCEDAARRLGSALRGQEWLEGFRLRVVHAESLHAHDAVAEYRWNYPAE, from the coding sequence ATGAACGCCATCTCCCTCCCGGATATCGCCACCCAATCCACCACCCTGCCCCTACCGCTGGACTGGGTCGGCATGTGCGGGATCGCGCTGCCGCTACAGCTGGAAGGCCAGCGCGTCCTGGCCAGCGTCGATGCGGGTGTCAGCCTGGACGACACCACTGCGCGCGGCATTCATATGTCCCGCCTCTACCTTGCACTGGAGGAACTGGAGTCCTGCGAGCTGTCTGGAGGATTGCTCCGGCGAGTACTGATGCGCTTCCTCGACAGCCATCAAGGTCTGTCCAGCAGCGCCAGCCTGACGCTGCGTGGCGCGCTCCCAATGCAGCGCCCTGCCCTGGTCAGCCCGCTGTCCGGATGGAAGACCTATCCCTTCGAGGTCGTTGCACGCCAGGATCCAAGGGGGTTCCACGTGGAACTACGGCTTGAGTTGATCTATTCCTCCACTTGCCCCTGCTCCGCCGCACTGACCCGTCAGCTGATCCAGCAGCGCTTCGCCAACGACTTTGCCGACCGCCCCCTGGAACGGGACCAGGTGCTCGCCTGGCTGGGCACTCAGGGCACCACCGCTACGCCCCATAGCCAACGCAGCACCGCTCGGCTGTGGGTACGTCTGGGGCAGGCGGAGTATCTTCCGCTGCGCCGGCTGGTCGACCTCGCGGAACAGGCCCTGGGGACTGCAGTGCAGACGGCGGTGAAACGCGCGGACGAGCAGGCCTTCGCCCTGGCCAACGGTCAGAACCTGATGTTCTGCGAGGATGCGGCACGACGCCTGGGCAGCGCCCTGCGTGGTCAGGAATGGCTAGAGGGTTTCAGGTTGCGGGTCGTGCACGCGGAGAGCCTCCACGCGCACGACGCCGTCGCCGAGTACCGCTGGAACTATCCGGCGGAATAG
- the cfaB gene encoding C17 cyclopropane fatty acid synthase CfaB translates to MLAQLPTVLRDLQLPLRLQLWDGKEVDLGPNPTVTMTVKDPSLVSLLGRPSLDSLGTAYVEGRLDLAGPILEVIRIGDALSEALVEDEEEAVPERQAHDKATDAAAISYHYDLSNDFYALWLDREMVYSCAYYPTGTEDLDSAQRAKLHHLCRKLRLKPGEYLLDVGCGWGGLARHAAREYGARVFGITLSREQLALGRERVKAEGLEGQVELELLDYRDLPQDGRFDKVVSVGMLEHVGHGNLPVYCQRLFGAVREGGLVMNHGITARHPDGRPVGRGAGDFIDRYVFPHGELPHLSTMIAQLSLAGMEVVDVESLRLHYARTLEFWSANLEAKLDQAARLVPEQALRIWRLYLAGCAHAFQKGWINLHQILATKPHGNGAHELPWSRGDIYSAG, encoded by the coding sequence ATGCTTGCGCAACTTCCAACGGTCCTGCGCGATCTGCAACTGCCGCTTCGGCTGCAGCTTTGGGATGGCAAGGAAGTCGATCTCGGTCCCAATCCCACCGTGACCATGACGGTGAAAGACCCCAGCCTGGTTTCCCTGCTGGGCAGGCCTAGCCTGGACAGCCTGGGCACGGCCTATGTGGAGGGTCGGCTGGACCTCGCCGGGCCCATCCTAGAAGTGATCCGGATCGGCGATGCCCTGAGCGAAGCGCTGGTCGAAGACGAGGAAGAGGCTGTCCCTGAGCGCCAGGCTCACGACAAGGCAACCGACGCTGCCGCCATCTCCTACCACTACGACCTGTCCAACGACTTCTACGCCCTGTGGCTCGACCGCGAGATGGTCTACTCCTGCGCTTACTACCCCACCGGCACCGAGGACCTGGACAGCGCCCAGCGAGCCAAGCTGCATCACCTCTGCCGCAAGCTGCGGCTGAAGCCCGGCGAGTACCTGCTGGATGTGGGGTGTGGCTGGGGCGGCCTGGCGCGGCACGCCGCCCGTGAGTACGGAGCCCGGGTATTCGGCATCACCCTGAGCCGCGAACAGCTGGCCCTGGGGCGCGAGCGGGTCAAGGCGGAGGGGCTGGAGGGCCAGGTGGAGCTTGAACTGCTGGACTACCGGGATCTGCCCCAGGATGGCCGCTTCGACAAGGTGGTCAGCGTCGGAATGCTCGAGCACGTCGGCCATGGCAACCTGCCGGTCTACTGCCAGCGCCTGTTCGGTGCCGTGCGCGAGGGCGGGTTGGTCATGAACCACGGCATCACCGCCCGGCACCCGGATGGCCGCCCTGTGGGCCGGGGCGCCGGCGATTTCATCGACCGGTATGTCTTCCCCCACGGCGAGCTGCCGCACCTCTCCACCATGATTGCCCAGCTCAGCCTGGCGGGTATGGAAGTGGTGGACGTTGAAAGCCTGCGCCTTCACTACGCACGGACCCTGGAGTTCTGGAGTGCCAACCTGGAAGCGAAGCTGGATCAGGCCGCCAGGCTGGTGCCGGAACAGGCCCTGCGCATCTGGCGGCTCTACCTGGCCGGCTGCGCCCATGCCTTCCAGAAGGGGTGGATCAACCTGCACCAGATTCTCGCCACCAAGCCCCATGGGAACGGGGCCCACGAACTGCCCTGGAGTCGCGGGGATATCTATTCCGCCGGATAG